ACTGCTAATTGTTGCCGGATTGGGTGGAGGAGGTGTATAGGTAATAGTAATATTGGGTCTTTGTTTATTACGAGACCCATCGCCACTAGGAGGATTATTATCAGCTTGCCAGTATTCATGCGTGTTATTACTCCCCGCTGTATAGCGTATTCCTGCACCAGCAGGAGTTCCATTTCCAGTGCCACCATAATTTCGCTCTACCATAACTATTAATCCATTTCCATTAGGAACATCAAAAGAAGTGGTAAAATTAAACAGGTTCCAACCCTCTGCTAAAGTAGAACTATGAGTTGCATCATAAACAAGAGTTGCACCGTTAATCATATTTGCCCAGGTAGTTTTTGATAAAGTTGTTGCTGTAGTCCTCTTCAGATATATCTTAGTCGGGACATTAACTGTTACAGCTGTTGTGGAATACCAGGAAAGAGCAGTTATTCTGATATTCTGAGAAACTAATTCAGAATCCTTATATAGAGCAGCGCTTCTTTCATAGCCATAACAGGAACCGAGAGGATACCTTTGAGTGCTCTTTTCTGTTCCAATTGTCATATCGTCGGCAAAGACGAAAGATGTAATAAGAATTAGGGTTAAAAGAAGTAATATTTTCTTCATCCTTGTTTACTCCTTAGTGTGTATTATTTTATTATTCATTTTTACGATTTTATGCGGTATTTAGTTTAACATTCCTTTACTTTGGACGCAAAGTGTAAATTATCGCATCCAAATAAACCTACGCGGGAATGATAAGCGTTTATATTACCTTTCTTATCAGCAGAATATTTTGTTGCTGCATTAAAAACATAACTAACAACCATAGTATCTCCATAAAAGAAATATATCCGGTATCTTAACTCCTGTATTTGTTATACGATTTATGATAAATCATATTAACATCATATAAAGAATTAAAATATTAAATCAAACAACTACGAAACAAATTATCGTATTCATTGATTTATAAGTCCTATTTCTAAATGCCTGAATATATGTCAAGCCCTATATAGGTATTTTTTCATGCTATTTTTGCTATGAAAATTACCAAAATTTCTAATATATTAAGATACAAGAGGTTACGCTTCCGAAAATTGTGGATATTTTTCCACATACCCCCAAAAATATTTTTATTTCACTGAGAAAATGGAGAAAAGAAGCGTAAATTGAGAATGGATTTAGCGAGATAGTGAGATGGCGAGATGGCGAAAGAGAGAGATGGCGAGATGGGAATAGAGGGTAAGAACGAAATTTATTTTTTTACAAAGAGAGAAAGAGGATTTTAAACAAAGAGAAAAAGAGGAAAAGAGAAAAGAGTTCAAATGGAGAATTGAGAATGGAGAATGAACGGTGAAGGGTGAACAGTTAACAGTGAATAGTGAAAAAAAAAGAAGACAGGATTAAAAGGAAAACTTGGATGTTCATATCAGTTATTGAAGCACATTCAAGTTTATAAATCCCTAAAATCCTTTAATCCTGTTTTTTTGTACCGGCGCTCGCTGTAGCGCCGAATAAATAAGGCGGAACAGCGTCCGCCGGTACCAAAAACGGCGGAACGGCGTCCGCCGGTTACATAAGTCATCCCAGAGCTATTAAATCCTCCAAATCCTGAAATCCTTAAATCCTCGTTTCAAAAATCCTATCTGTGTAATCTGTGTAATCTGTGAGAGTATATTTTTTCCACCATCTTCATTTTTCATTGACGAAAAGGGGCTTATTTTTTGGCTTGCCATAGAAAGAAAATTAATAACACAGGAGAAACAAAATGAGACAGGTAATAGTTATAAGTGCCAAGCGCAGTCCCATCGGTAATTTTGGAGGCGTTTTCAAAGATATTTCGGCGGTTCAATTAGGAGTAACCGTTTTACAGGCAATGCTGAAGGAGACGGGTTTAAAGCCGGAACTGATTGATGAGGTTATCATTGGTAATGTTTGCGGAGCAGGTTTAGGGCAGAATGTAGCAAGGCAGATAGCTATTCACAGTGGCATTCCGGATACCGTTCCTGCCTACACAGTGAATAAGGTTTGCGGTTCAGGAATGAAAGCGGTTTCTTTAGCTGCCTTGATGATTGGTTCAGGAGAAGCGGATATTATTGTAGCCGGTGGAACGGAAAATATGAGTCAGATACCTTATGCTTTGAAAGATGCGCGTTGGGGAGCCAGAATGGGTAATAAGGAAATGGTGGATTTAATGATTCGGGATGGGCTCAGCGATATTTTCAATGATTATCATATGGGTATTACGGCAGAGAATTTAGCCGAAAAATATAATATCAGTAGAGAAGAACAGGATGCTTTTGCAGCCCAAAGTCAGAATAGAACTGAAGAGGCACAAATTACAGGTAAATTTAAAGACGAAATTGTTCCTTTCAGCATTCCCCAAAGAAAGGGAGAGCCGATAATTGTAGATAAAGACGAAATGCCCCGGGCGGGAGTAACGGTTGCCTCCATTGCCAAGTTGCGTCCTGCCTTTAAAAATGACGGAACTGTAACTGCAGCCAATTCCAGTGGTATAAATGACAGCGCGGCTTTTCTTATTTTGATGAGTGCAGAAAAAGCGAAAGAACTTGGTCTGAAAGCTATGGCAACTTTTGTGAACAGTGCTTCGGCAGGAGTTAATCCATCATTGATGGGTTACGGTCCTGTTCCGGCAATTAAAAAAGTGCTGCCCAAAGCGGGATGGACTTTGCAGGATATTGAACTGGCAGAACTGAATGAAGCATTTGCAGCGCAGTCCTTAGCTGTGCTGAAAGGATTGGAACTGGAAGGAATTGGAAAATTGAATCCGGAAATCGTGAATGTGAACGGTGGAGCTATTGCTTTAGGACATCCCATTGGAGCAAGCGGAACAAGAATAATTGTTACATTGCTGCACGAAATGAAACGCAGAGAAGCGAAAAAAGGATTGGCTGCTTTGTGTATTGGTGGAGGAATGGGAATTGCTACGCTCTGGGAACGATGAAAGGTGAACGGTGAAAAGTGAACAGTGAAGGGATTCAGCGAGATGGTGAGATAGCGAGATGGCGAGATGGAAAGAGAGAGATAGCGAAATGGATGTTTTTACAAAGAGAGAAAGAGAAAAAGAGAATAAATTGAGAATGGAGAATTGAGAATTGAGGGTGAAAGGTGAAAGGTGAACAGTGAATAGTGAAGAGTGAATAGTGAAAAGGAAAGATGACAGGATGGAAAGGAAAGATGACAGGATGAATAGGGAAACTTGGATGTTCATATTAGTTATGGAAGAACATTCAAGTTAATAAATCCCTTAAATCCCTATAATCCTGTTCATCCCAGAGCTACTAAATCCCTAAAATCCCTGTAATCCTGTTCATCCCAGACCTATTAAATCCCTTAAATCTCTATAATCCTGTTCATCCCAGACCTATTATCTTTTTTATCTGCGGAATCTGCGAAA
The sequence above is a segment of the Candidatus Cloacimonas sp. genome. Coding sequences within it:
- a CDS encoding acetyl-CoA C-acetyltransferase; protein product: MRQVIVISAKRSPIGNFGGVFKDISAVQLGVTVLQAMLKETGLKPELIDEVIIGNVCGAGLGQNVARQIAIHSGIPDTVPAYTVNKVCGSGMKAVSLAALMIGSGEADIIVAGGTENMSQIPYALKDARWGARMGNKEMVDLMIRDGLSDIFNDYHMGITAENLAEKYNISREEQDAFAAQSQNRTEEAQITGKFKDEIVPFSIPQRKGEPIIVDKDEMPRAGVTVASIAKLRPAFKNDGTVTAANSSGINDSAAFLILMSAEKAKELGLKAMATFVNSASAGVNPSLMGYGPVPAIKKVLPKAGWTLQDIELAELNEAFAAQSLAVLKGLELEGIGKLNPEIVNVNGGAIALGHPIGASGTRIIVTLLHEMKRREAKKGLAALCIGGGMGIATLWER